The Thermomonospora amylolytica sequence CGGTGGGGAGGAGTTCCAGGCCCCCGGGCTGGAGATCTTCGAGTTCGCCCCGCTGTGGCACGGTGCCCCGAGCTGGCTGACCAAGCCCGTGCTCATCGCCGCGCTGAGCGTGATCATCGTGTGCGCCTTCTTCTGGGCGGCGTTCAACAAGCCCAAGCTGGTGCCGCGCGGGGTGCAGAACCTCGGCGAGATCGGCTACCTGTTCGTGCGCGACCAGGTGGCCCGGCCGATGATCGGCAAGGACGGGGACAAGTGGATGCCGTTCCTGGTGTCCGTCTTCTTCTTCATCCTGATCATCAACTGGATGGGCGTCATCCCGGTGATGCAGATGCCCATCGCCTCGCACATCGCCTTCCCGATCGTGCTGGCCCTGGTGGTCTACCTGATGATGTGGTTCCTGAGCATCAAGCACCAGGGCCTCGTCGGGTGGTTCAAGAACATGATGTTCCCGCCGGGCCTGCCCAAGCCGCTGTACCTGCTGTACGCGCCGATCGAGCTGCTGTCGGTGATCATTCTCCGTCCGTTCACCCACTCGGTCCGGTTGTTCGCGAACATGTTCGCCGGGCACCTGCTGCTGGCCTTCTTCGCCACCGTGGCCTACTGGTTCCTGTTCGAGAAGCTGACCGCGCTGGGCGCCGGCCTGGGCGTGGTGGGCTTCCTGATGACCATCGTGATGACCGGCTTCGAGATGTTCGTGCAGGCGCTGCAGGCGTTCATCTTCGCCCTGCTGGCCGCCTCCTACATCGCCGGCGCCATCCACCCCGAGCACTGACCGACCACCAACCCGCCAACCCGAGCTCCGGTGGGCAGAGCCCACCGGCCGACTGAGAAGGAAAACGCATGTTCCTCGCTGAAGTGACCGGCAACCTCGGCTCCATCGCGTACGGTCTGGCCGCCATCGGCCCCGGCATCGGCGTGGGCATCATCTTCGGCCAGGGTGTGCAGGCCATCGCCCGCCAGCCGGAGCTGACCAACGTCATCCGCACCAACATGCTGCTGGGCTTCGCGCTCACCGAGGCGCTGGCGCTGATCGGTTTCGTCGTGCCGTTCGTGCACAGCTGATCGCCACGCCTTCCCACCACCCATCTGACCGGAAGGTGGACCCCTGATGTTCTTCCTGGCTCAAGAGGGCGAGGCGCACAACCCGCTGCTGCCCGCTCCCGCTGAGCTCGTCGTCGGCACGATCTCGTTCGCGATCGTGCTGCTGCTGGTGGGCTGGAAGCTCGTCCCGCAGATCCAGAAGACCCTCGCCGAGCGCACCGACGCCATCGAGGGCGGGCTGAAGCGGGCCGAGGAGGCCCAGCGCAAGGCCCAGGAGACGCTGGAGCAGTACCAGGCCCAGCTCGCCGAGGCGCGTACCGAGGCGGCGCGGCTGCGCGAGAAGGCCCGCGAGGAGGGCGCGCAGATCGTCGCCGAGATGCGCGAGCAGGCGCAGGCCGAGGCCCGCCGGATCGTGGAGTCCGCGCAGGCCACCATCGAGGCCGAGCGGCAGCAGGCGCTGCAGCAGCTGCGCGCCGAGGTGGGCGCCCTGTCGGTCGAGCTGGCCGGCCGGATCGTCGGTGAGGCGCTGACCGACCAGGCGACCCAGAGCCGGGTGGTCGACCGGTTCCTGGCCGAGCTGGAGGACCGCACCCGCACCCAGGAGCCCGCATGACCTCTGCCGTGATCGGAGCGGTCGCCCGCGCCTCGCTGGCCGAGGCGCGGGAGCGGCTGGAGTCCGTGCTGGCCACCGCAGACAAGGCGGTGCTGGGCGGGGAGCTGTTCGCGGTGCTGCACCTGGTGGACCGCGAGCACGGGCTGCGCCGGGCCATCTCCGACCCGGCGGCCAACCCCCAGGCCAAGGCCGACCTGGTGGCGGGACTGCTGCAGGGCAAGGTCTCGGCCGCCGCGGTGTCGGTGGTGCAGGACCTGGTCCGGCTGCGCTGGACCCGTCCCTCCGAGCTGGCCGACGCCCTGGAGACCCTCGCGGTGACCGCCGAGGCGGCCCGCGCGGAGTCCGAGGGCGTGCTGGACGACCTGGAGGACGAGCTGTTCCGGTTCTCCCGGATCCTGGAGTCCGAGCCGCGGCTGCGGTCGGCGCTGACCAACCCGGCGCTGCCCGACGAGCGCAAGGTCCAGGTGCTCAGGGCCCTCCTGGAGGGCAAGGCCACCGCGTCGACCCTGCTGCTGGTCACCGAGCTCGTCGTGCATCCGCGGGGACGTAGCCTGGAGAGCGGGTTGGCGCACACCGGCCGCCTCGTCGCCCAGCGGCGGGAACGCCTGGTGGCGCTGGTGCGCTCCGCGGTGGATCTCACCGAGCAGCAGCGGACCAGGCTGGCGGCCGTGCTCTCGGCGGCCTACGGCCACGACGTACACCTGAACATCGAGCTCGACCCGAGCGTGCTGGGCGGCCTGTCCATCCAGATCGGGGACGAGGTCATCGACGGCACGATCGCCGGCCGGCTGGACGAGGTCCGGCGCCGGCTGGGCGGCTCGTGACGAGCTGACGAGCTGACGAGCGCGTGGCCGAGACGAGTCGGCGCGGGCTGATCAATGCAGACTGAGCTGACCCTTAAGGGAGCAAGAGAGGAATCATGGCGGAGCTGACGATCCGTCCGGACGAGATCCGGAACGCGCTGGAGCGCTTCGTCCAGTCGTACGAGCCGGAGGCGGCCGCGCGCGAAGAGGTCGGCACCGTTGTCGATTCCGGCGACGGTATCGCCCACATCGAGGGACTGCCCTCGGCCATGGCGAACGAGCTCCTCGAGTTCGAGGACGGGACCCGTGGCCTGGCTCTGAACCTGGACGTCCGTGAGATCGGCGCCGTTGTGCTGGGCGACTTCAGCGGCATCGAGGAGGGCCAGAAGGTCCGCCGCACCGGTGAGGTCCTGTCGGTGCCGGTGGGCGACGCCTACCTGGGCCGTGTGGTGGACGCCCTGGGCAACCCGCTGGACGGCAAGGGCGCCCTGGAGCTGACCGAGCGCCGCGCGCTGGAACTGCAGGCGCCGACCGTCGTGCAGCGCCAGTCGGTGAACGAGCCGCTGCAGACCGGCATCAAGGCGATCGACGCGATGACGCCGATCGGCCGCGGCCAGCGGCAGCTGATCATCGGTGACCGGCAGACCGGCAAGACCACGGTCTGCATCGACACCATCATCAACCAGAAGGAGAACTGGCTCTCCGGGGACGAGAAGAAGCAGGTCCGCTGCATCTACGTCGCCATCGGCCAGAAGGGCTCCACGATCGCCAACGTGCGCCGCACCCTCGAGGAGGCCGGCGCCATGGAGTACACCACGATCGTGGCCGCCCCCGCCTCCGACCCGGCCGGCTACAAGTACATCGCCCCCTACACCGGCTCGGCGATCGGCCAGCACTGGATGTACCAGGGCAAGCACGTCCTGATCGTCTTCGACGACCTGTCCAAGCAGGCCGAGGCCTACCGCGCGATCTCGCTGCTGCTGCGCCGCCCGCCGGGCCGTGAGGCCTACCCGGGCGACGTGTTCTACCTGCACTCCCGGCTGCTGGAGCGGTGCGCCAAGCTGAGCGACGAGATGGGTGGCGGCTCGCTGACCGGTCTGCCGATCATCGAGACCAAGGGCAACGACGTCTCGGCGTTCATCCCGACCAACGTCATCTCGATCACCGACGGCCAGTGCTTCCTGGAGACCGACCTGTTCAACCAGGGCGTCCGGCCGGCCATCAACGTCGGCATCTCGGTCTCCCGGGTCGGCGGCTCGGCGCAGATCAAGGCCATGCGCAAGGTCGCCGGCACGCTCCGGCTGGCCCTGTCGCAGTACCGCGACCTGGAGGCCTTCGCCGCCTTCGCCTCCGACCTGGACGCCGCCTCCCGCGCCCAGCTCGACCGCGGCGCCCGGCTGGTGGAGCTGCTCAAGCAGCCACAGTACAGCCCGATCCCGGCGGAGAAGCAGGTCGTGTCGGTGTGGTCCGGCACCTCCGGTGAGCTCGACGACGTCCCGGTGGAGGACATCCGCCGGTTCGAGGCCGAGTTCCTGGACTACGTCGAGCGCAACCACGGCGGCGTGCTGGTCGAGATCCGCGACACCGGCCAGCTCTCCGATGACGCCCTGACCACGCTCAAGGCGGCCATCGACGAGTTCAAGAAGGAATTCCAGACCAGCGCGGGCACGCTGCTGGCCGTCGAGGAACCCGCTGAGCCGATCGAGGACGAGGCCATCGGCCAGGAGAAGGTCCAGCGCGTCGTCAAGAAGGACTGATCCGCCATGGGTGCACAGCTTCGGCAACTGCGGCGGCAGATCCGCTCCGTCAAGTCGACCGCGAAGATCACTCGTGCCCAGGAGATGATCGCCACCTCGCGGATCGTCAAGGCGCAGCAGGCGGTGGAGAGCTCCAAGCCGTACGCCGACCAGATCACCCGGGCGCTGACCGCGCTGGTCAGCCACAACGTGGGGATCGACCATCCGCTGCTGCGCGAGCAGCCGGAGGACAGGCGGTCGGCGGTGCTGGTGATCACCAGCGACCGCGGGTTCTGCGGCGCCTACAACGCCAACGTGATCCGTGAGGCCGAGGCCCTGATGGCCCGGCTGCGCGAGCGGGGCCGCGAGCCGGTCCCGTACGTGATCGGCAACAAGGGCATCACCTGGTACCGGTTCCGCGACCGGGAGCTGGCGGCCGAGTGGAGCGGCATCTCCGACCGGCCGGACTTCGCCAGCGCCGAGCAGATCGGTCGGCGGCTGACGGCGGACTTCATCAAGACCGACGCCGAGGGCGGCGTGGGCGAGATCCACGTGGTCTACACCGAGTTCGTCTCGATGCTGACCCAGCAGGTGCAGGTGCGCCGGCTGCTGCCGCTGGAGATCGAGGAGACGACCTCCGGGCAGGTGCTGCCGGCCTACGAGTTCGAGCCGAGCGCGCAGGCGGCGCTGGACCTGCTGCTGCCGAACTACGTGGAGAGCCGCGTCTTCCACATGCTGCTCCAGTCGGCGGCGTCGTTCCACGCGGCGGTGCGCCGGGCGATGAAGTCGGCGACGGACAACGCGAACGAACTGATCGGGGTCTACACGCGCATGGCCAACCAGGCGCGGCAGGCCGAGATCACCCAGGAAATCAGCGAGATCGTCGGTGGCGCTGATGCGCTCGCCGAGTCGAGCGCGGGGAGTGAATAAGTGACCGCACAGGTAGAGACGGCGACCGCGACCGGGCGCGTCGCCCGAGTCATCGGCCCGGTCGTCGACGTGGAGTTCCCCGCCGACGCCATGCCGGACATTTACAACGCGCTGCACGTCGAGGTGACCCTCGGCACCGAGACCCGGACGCTGACCCTCGAGGTCGCCCAGCACCTGGGCGACAACGTGGTCCGGGCGATCTCGATGCAGCCGACCGACGGCCTGGTGCGCGGCGCGACCGTGACCGACACCGGCGACCCCATCTCGGTGCCGGTCGGCGACGTGACCAAGGGGCACGTGTGGAACGCCCTGGGCGAGACCCTGGACGTGCCCACCTCCTCGCTGGAGATCAACGAGCGGTGGAGCATCCACCGCAAGGCCCCGGCCTTCGACCAGCTGGAGTCCAAGACCGAGATGCTGGTCACCGGCATCAAGGTCATCGACCTGCTCACCCCGTACGTCAAGGGCGGCAAGATCGGCCTGTTCGGCGGCGCGGGCGTGGGCAAGACCGTGCTGATCCAGGAGATGATCCGCCGGGTCGCCAAGAACTTCGGCGGCACCTCCTGCTTCGCCGGCGTGGGCGAGCGCACCCGTGAGGGCAACGACCTGTGGGTGGAGATGGCCGAGGCGGACGTCCTCAAGGACACCGCCCTGGTGTTCGGCCAGATGGACGAGCCGCCGGGCACCCGGCTGCGGGTGGCGCTGTCGGCGCTGACCATGGCCGAGTACTTCCGGGACGTCCAGAAGCAGGACGTGCTGCTGTTCATCGACAACATCTTCCGGTTCACCCAGGCGGGTTCGGAGGTGTCCACCCTGCTCGGCCGCATGCCGTCGGCGGTGGGCTACCAGCCGACCCTGGCCGACGAGATGGGCGTGCTGCAGGAGCGGATCACCTCGACGCGCGGTCACTCGATCACCTCGATGCAGGCGATCTACGTGCCCGCCGACGACATCACCGACCCGGCGCCGCACACCACGTTCGCCCACCTGGACGCCACCACGGTGCTCTCGCGGGCCATCACCGAGAAGGGCATCTACCCGGCGGTGGACCCGCTGGACTCCACCTCCCGGATCATGGACCCGCAGGTGATCGGGCAGGAGCACTACGAGGTGGCCCAGGAGGTCAAGCGGATCCTGCAGAAGTACAAGGAGCTGCAGGACATCATCGCCATCCTGGGCATCGACGAGCTGTCCGAGGAGGACAAGGTCACGGTCAACCGGGCGCGGCGGATCGAGCGGTTCCTGTCGCACCCGATGTTCGTGGCGGAGGCGTTCACCGGCCAGCCCGGCGTGTTCGTCGAGCTGGACGAGACCATCGCCTCGTTCAAGGCGATCGCCGAGGGCAAGTACGACCACGTGCCCGAGCAGGCGTTCTTCATGTGCGGCGGCATCGACGACGTCGAGAAGAAGTACAAGGAACTGTCCAAGTGAGGTCCGCCCGCCGGCGGGACGTCTCCGGGCGTCCCGCCGGCGGCGGCCGACGGTTCCGTTGAGCGCGAGGAGTGCAAGTGGCAACCCTGAAGGTGGGCCTGGTCTCACCGGAGCGTGAGATCTGGTCCGGCGAGGCCACCCAGGTGGTCGCGCAGACCGTCGAGGGCCAGCTCGGCATCCTGCCCGGCCACGCCCCGGTGCTCGGCGTGCTGCTGGACGGCAGCGTGGTGAAGGTGACGCCGGCCGACGGATCGCCGGAGGTCGTGGCGATGGTCGGCAGCGGCTTCTTCTCGGTGGCGTTCGACGAGGTCTCGGTGCTGGCCGAGCAGGCGGTGCTGGGCCGTGACGTCGACGTGGACGCCGCGCAGGGCGAGCTGGCCGAGGCCCAGGCCCGCGGCCTGGGCGACGAGGAGGCCCCGGTGCTCGAACGGCGGGCCCGCGCCAAGCTGCGCGCCGCCGAGCTCGAGGCCTAGCGGAGCGACGGACCGGGGCGGGGGCGGCGCTTGGCAGAGCACCTGACGGACGTGGGCGTGGTGCTCGCCGTGCTGCTGGGCGCGGTGGTGGTGCTGCCGCTCGCCGCGGTGCTGCTGCGGCGGTGGGTGTTCCAGCGCCGTGGCGGCGTGGTGGAGTGCAGCCTGCGGACGCTGCCCCTGGACGGCGCTCCGGGCCCCTGGCGGCTGGGCATCGGCCGCTACAAGGGCGACGAGCTGCACTGGCATCGGGCCTTCGGACTGCGTGTACGGCCCCGGCAGGTGATCCACCGCCGGGGCCTCGTCGTGTCCAACCGGCGGTCGCCCGACCCGGCCGAGGCGCCGGGCCTGCCGCCGGAGGCCGGGATCGTGGAGGTCCGCAACGGGGAACAGCGGGTGGAGCTGGCGATGAGCTCCGCCGCCCTGACCGGCTTCCTGGCCTGGCTGGAGGCCGCTCCGCCGGGTTTCCCGGTCGACCTGTCCTAGCGCCTCCCCGGTCCGGAACGGGGAGGTGACCCCCGCGGCCGCCAGCCCTCGGCCGCAGGGGTCACGCGGCGGTGAGGCTGATGTCCCCCCAGCTCGTGGTGACCGTGATCCGGTGCTCGGAGGCCGAGTCGACGCGGATCCCGATGATGTCGGGCCGGTCGTTGTCCTTCTCGGTGCGGGACTCGAAGGCGTACCCGACGGTGGCGGGGACCGTGATGTGCACGTCGCCGGTGTCGGCGGTGGCGGTGACGGAGTCGGGGACGCGGTCGGTGCGGTAGCCGATCCGGATGTCGCCGGTGTTGGTGGCGGCGGTCACCGAACGCCCCTGGGTCTCGTCGAGGGTCACGTTGCCGACGTCGGTGCGCGCCTGCACCGAGCCGGCCCCGGTCAGCCGGATGTCGCCGGTGTTGGTGGCGGCGTTGACGTTCCCGCCGCGCAGGTCGGTGGCGGTGACGTTGCCGGTGTCGGTGGTGACGTGGAGGGGGCCGGCCAGGGCCCGTACGCGGATGTCGCCGGTGTTGGCGTGGATCCGGGCGGCCATGGCGCGCGGCACCTCGATCCGGTAGTCGACCGAGCAGGAGTTGAAGCCGATGGTGAACCCGTCCGGGCAGGTGTAGTCCAGCACCAGGGTGTCGCCCTCGCGGCGGTGGCCGGGGGTCGGCTTGCGCCCCTTGCTCCACGACAGCCGCTCGTGGACGCTGATCGTCGTGGCGTCGCCTCCGACGATCTCCACGTCGGCGGCGTCGAGCCGGAGGTTGAGGCTCGTGACCGAGCCGGGCAGCTGGTAGCGGCGGTCCTCGTGATAGGTCGTGGCGCCGAGGGTGCCGCAGCCCCCGAGCGCCACGGTCATGCCGGTCAGTCCCGCGGCCAGTGCCGCCACGGTGCCCGTACGCCTGTTCGCCATCGTTCCCGCCTTCTCCCCCCGGGGTGCGTCGGATCCCAGCATCGGGCATCGGCGGCCGGCAGGGACAGGTGGCTCCCCAGCGTCTTCGAGGTGGGGATAGCCCCACCGTTCCCGGGAATCGGGCAGGACCGTCGTGGCCGGGGCTACCTCTCCCCTCCGGGCTTCCACAGGACGTCGCCGTGGGCGGCGTTGGCCACCCGGCAGAGGATGAACAGCAGGTCGGACAGGCGGTTGAGATAGCGGGCGGTGAGGGGGTTGACGGTGCCCTCGGGGGCGGCGCCGTGGTGTTCGATGGCGGCCCAGACGGAGCGTTCGGCGCGGCGGGCGACGGTGCGGGCGACGTGCAGGAGGGCGGCGCCGGGGGTGCCGCCGGGGAGGATGAAGCTGCGCAGCGGCCGCAGGTCGGCGTTGTACCGGTCGCAGGCCTCCTCGAGCCGGGTGATGTAGGACTCCTCGACGCGGAGCGGGGGGTACTCGGCGGCGGAGTCGTCGGTCATCGGGTTGCACAGGTCGGCGCCCACGTCGAACAGGTCGTTCTGGACGCGGACCAGGAGGGCGCGCAGGTCGTCGGGGAGGGAGCCGAGGGCGAGGGCGACCCCGATGGCGGCGTTGGCCTCCTCCACGTCGGCGTAGGCGGCCAGGCGGGGGTCGGTCTTGCGGGTCCGTGACATGTCGCCCAGGGCGGTGGTGCCGTCGTCCCCGGTGCGGGTGTAGATCCGGGACAGGACGACGGGGGTGTCCTCGTTCTTCGGCATACCGAACACCCTAGGACCCGCGGGCCGCGTCCGAACGGTCCGGGCGCTGACGTTTCGCCCTGGTGAGTGCCATGATGTCAGCTCGGTACCTTGTCGCTCTTGTCGCTTACGTCTGGGCACTCGGAGGCGGTCGTGTACGACTTCATCATCGTCGGGGCGGGCAGCGCGGGCTGCGTGCTGGCCGCCCGGCTGAGCGAGGACCCGCAGACGAGGGTGCTGGTACTGGAGGCCGGGCCGCCGGACGACGCCCCCGAGATCCGCATCCCGGCGGGCATCGCCTCGCTGATGCAGGGCCCGTACGACTGGAACTACGCCACCACCCCGCAGGAGCACGCGGCCGGGCGCAGCGTGTACTGGCCGCGCGGGCGCACCCTCGGCGGGTCGTCGTCGACCAACGCGATGATCTACATCCGGGGGCACCGGTACGACTTCGACACCTGGCGCGACGGCTACGGCTGCGCGGGCTGGGGGTACGCCGACCTGCTGCCGTACTTCAAGAAGGCCGAGGACCAGCAGCGCGGCGAGTCGGAGTACCACGGGGTGGGCGGGCCGCTGCGGGTGGAGGACCTGCGGTTCAAGCATCCGCTGACCCGGGCGTGGGTGGAGTCGGCGCGGGCGTACGGGCTGCCGGCCAACAACGACTTCAACGGCGCCGAGATGGACGGGGTCGGGCACTACCAGGTCACCCAGCGGCGCGGCCGGCGCTGGTCGGCCGCCGACGCCTACCTGCGCCCGGCGATGGGCCGCCCCAACCTGACCGTGCGGACCGACGCGCTGGTCACCGGCGTGGTCATCGAGAACGGGCGGGCCGTGGGCGTCCGCTACGAGCTGCACGGCGAGCAGGTCGAGGCGCGCGCCGAGGCCGAGGTGGTGCTGTCCGGCGGCGCGATCAACAGCCCGCAGCTGCTCATGCTGTCCGGCGTCGGCCCCGCCG is a genomic window containing:
- the atpA gene encoding F0F1 ATP synthase subunit alpha; amino-acid sequence: MAELTIRPDEIRNALERFVQSYEPEAAAREEVGTVVDSGDGIAHIEGLPSAMANELLEFEDGTRGLALNLDVREIGAVVLGDFSGIEEGQKVRRTGEVLSVPVGDAYLGRVVDALGNPLDGKGALELTERRALELQAPTVVQRQSVNEPLQTGIKAIDAMTPIGRGQRQLIIGDRQTGKTTVCIDTIINQKENWLSGDEKKQVRCIYVAIGQKGSTIANVRRTLEEAGAMEYTTIVAAPASDPAGYKYIAPYTGSAIGQHWMYQGKHVLIVFDDLSKQAEAYRAISLLLRRPPGREAYPGDVFYLHSRLLERCAKLSDEMGGGSLTGLPIIETKGNDVSAFIPTNVISITDGQCFLETDLFNQGVRPAINVGISVSRVGGSAQIKAMRKVAGTLRLALSQYRDLEAFAAFASDLDAASRAQLDRGARLVELLKQPQYSPIPAEKQVVSVWSGTSGELDDVPVEDIRRFEAEFLDYVERNHGGVLVEIRDTGQLSDDALTTLKAAIDEFKKEFQTSAGTLLAVEEPAEPIEDEAIGQEKVQRVVKKD
- a CDS encoding F0F1 ATP synthase subunit delta, whose product is MTSAVIGAVARASLAEARERLESVLATADKAVLGGELFAVLHLVDREHGLRRAISDPAANPQAKADLVAGLLQGKVSAAAVSVVQDLVRLRWTRPSELADALETLAVTAEAARAESEGVLDDLEDELFRFSRILESEPRLRSALTNPALPDERKVQVLRALLEGKATASTLLLVTELVVHPRGRSLESGLAHTGRLVAQRRERLVALVRSAVDLTEQQRTRLAAVLSAAYGHDVHLNIELDPSVLGGLSIQIGDEVIDGTIAGRLDEVRRRLGGS
- a CDS encoding DUF2550 domain-containing protein produces the protein MAEHLTDVGVVLAVLLGAVVVLPLAAVLLRRWVFQRRGGVVECSLRTLPLDGAPGPWRLGIGRYKGDELHWHRAFGLRVRPRQVIHRRGLVVSNRRSPDPAEAPGLPPEAGIVEVRNGEQRVELAMSSAALTGFLAWLEAAPPGFPVDLS
- a CDS encoding F0F1 ATP synthase subunit epsilon, with product MATLKVGLVSPEREIWSGEATQVVAQTVEGQLGILPGHAPVLGVLLDGSVVKVTPADGSPEVVAMVGSGFFSVAFDEVSVLAEQAVLGRDVDVDAAQGELAEAQARGLGDEEAPVLERRARAKLRAAELEA
- a CDS encoding GMC family oxidoreductase codes for the protein MSLTSGHSEAVVYDFIIVGAGSAGCVLAARLSEDPQTRVLVLEAGPPDDAPEIRIPAGIASLMQGPYDWNYATTPQEHAAGRSVYWPRGRTLGGSSSTNAMIYIRGHRYDFDTWRDGYGCAGWGYADLLPYFKKAEDQQRGESEYHGVGGPLRVEDLRFKHPLTRAWVESARAYGLPANNDFNGAEMDGVGHYQVTQRRGRRWSAADAYLRPAMGRPNLTVRTDALVTGVVIENGRAVGVRYELHGEQVEARAEAEVVLSGGAINSPQLLMLSGVGPADRLREHGIDVLVDLPGVGEGLQDHLIAPALWATPNTKAIWETSGGRYFAMWAALGRGPLASNIAEAGGFTRTVDGLPAPDLQYHVLPTPYVNQGLTDVAQRQFTVFVTAVAIASRGRITLRSASPHAKPLIDPAYMTEKADVDIMVAGLRQARQIAATGPLARMVQGERSPGEQVEGDEELREWVRREAVTVYHPTSTCAMGGGEDSVVDPELRVRGVEGLRVVDASVMPAVPRGNTNAPTIAIAERAADLIRGRAPLPPATV
- a CDS encoding F0F1 ATP synthase subunit B; the protein is MFFLAQEGEAHNPLLPAPAELVVGTISFAIVLLLVGWKLVPQIQKTLAERTDAIEGGLKRAEEAQRKAQETLEQYQAQLAEARTEAARLREKAREEGAQIVAEMREQAQAEARRIVESAQATIEAERQQALQQLRAEVGALSVELAGRIVGEALTDQATQSRVVDRFLAELEDRTRTQEPA
- the atpB gene encoding F0F1 ATP synthase subunit A — translated: MSAPHYLASPGGGEEFQAPGLEIFEFAPLWHGAPSWLTKPVLIAALSVIIVCAFFWAAFNKPKLVPRGVQNLGEIGYLFVRDQVARPMIGKDGDKWMPFLVSVFFFILIINWMGVIPVMQMPIASHIAFPIVLALVVYLMMWFLSIKHQGLVGWFKNMMFPPGLPKPLYLLYAPIELLSVIILRPFTHSVRLFANMFAGHLLLAFFATVAYWFLFEKLTALGAGLGVVGFLMTIVMTGFEMFVQALQAFIFALLAASYIAGAIHPEH
- the atpE gene encoding ATP synthase F0 subunit C; translation: MFLAEVTGNLGSIAYGLAAIGPGIGVGIIFGQGVQAIARQPELTNVIRTNMLLGFALTEALALIGFVVPFVHS
- the atpD gene encoding F0F1 ATP synthase subunit beta — protein: MTAQVETATATGRVARVIGPVVDVEFPADAMPDIYNALHVEVTLGTETRTLTLEVAQHLGDNVVRAISMQPTDGLVRGATVTDTGDPISVPVGDVTKGHVWNALGETLDVPTSSLEINERWSIHRKAPAFDQLESKTEMLVTGIKVIDLLTPYVKGGKIGLFGGAGVGKTVLIQEMIRRVAKNFGGTSCFAGVGERTREGNDLWVEMAEADVLKDTALVFGQMDEPPGTRLRVALSALTMAEYFRDVQKQDVLLFIDNIFRFTQAGSEVSTLLGRMPSAVGYQPTLADEMGVLQERITSTRGHSITSMQAIYVPADDITDPAPHTTFAHLDATTVLSRAITEKGIYPAVDPLDSTSRIMDPQVIGQEHYEVAQEVKRILQKYKELQDIIAILGIDELSEEDKVTVNRARRIERFLSHPMFVAEAFTGQPGVFVELDETIASFKAIAEGKYDHVPEQAFFMCGGIDDVEKKYKELSK
- a CDS encoding F0F1 ATP synthase subunit gamma, giving the protein MGAQLRQLRRQIRSVKSTAKITRAQEMIATSRIVKAQQAVESSKPYADQITRALTALVSHNVGIDHPLLREQPEDRRSAVLVITSDRGFCGAYNANVIREAEALMARLRERGREPVPYVIGNKGITWYRFRDRELAAEWSGISDRPDFASAEQIGRRLTADFIKTDAEGGVGEIHVVYTEFVSMLTQQVQVRRLLPLEIEETTSGQVLPAYEFEPSAQAALDLLLPNYVESRVFHMLLQSAASFHAAVRRAMKSATDNANELIGVYTRMANQARQAEITQEISEIVGGADALAESSAGSE
- a CDS encoding cob(I)yrinic acid a,c-diamide adenosyltransferase, yielding MPKNEDTPVVLSRIYTRTGDDGTTALGDMSRTRKTDPRLAAYADVEEANAAIGVALALGSLPDDLRALLVRVQNDLFDVGADLCNPMTDDSAAEYPPLRVEESYITRLEEACDRYNADLRPLRSFILPGGTPGAALLHVARTVARRAERSVWAAIEHHGAAPEGTVNPLTARYLNRLSDLLFILCRVANAAHGDVLWKPGGER
- a CDS encoding DUF4097 family beta strand repeat-containing protein; translation: MANRRTGTVAALAAGLTGMTVALGGCGTLGATTYHEDRRYQLPGSVTSLNLRLDAADVEIVGGDATTISVHERLSWSKGRKPTPGHRREGDTLVLDYTCPDGFTIGFNSCSVDYRIEVPRAMAARIHANTGDIRVRALAGPLHVTTDTGNVTATDLRGGNVNAATNTGDIRLTGAGSVQARTDVGNVTLDETQGRSVTAATNTGDIRIGYRTDRVPDSVTATADTGDVHITVPATVGYAFESRTEKDNDRPDIIGIRVDSASEHRITVTTSWGDISLTAA